Proteins encoded by one window of Serinibacter arcticus:
- a CDS encoding oligopeptide:H+ symporter encodes MVLPPGARPTRADAGARSRVTAFIWLFIGAAVFWMIFEQSGSTLSLFAQNVTNLTVTSGFSVPASWLQSINPLFIVIFAPVFSAVWLRWGDRAPRTSVKFGIALLVVGASFPPHRPDAGLRGLRHPGHGLVARERLPPPDVAELLLSPNGLSATTKLAPAGSLGQFLALWFLATSVGTTVGGQIASITSDSPVLSFAVCGGMAVAFGAVMVAVRRINALMGDVH; translated from the coding sequence CTGGTACTTCCGCCAGGTGCTCGGCCGACGCGGGCCGACGCCGGGGCGCGCTCGCGGGTCACGGCCTTCATCTGGCTGTTCATCGGGGCCGCCGTCTTCTGGATGATCTTCGAGCAGTCGGGCTCGACGCTCAGCCTGTTCGCCCAGAACGTCACCAACCTGACCGTGACCAGCGGCTTCAGCGTCCCGGCGTCCTGGCTGCAGTCGATCAACCCGCTCTTCATCGTCATCTTCGCGCCCGTGTTCTCGGCGGTCTGGCTCCGCTGGGGAGACCGGGCGCCGCGCACGTCGGTGAAGTTCGGCATCGCCCTGCTCGTGGTCGGCGCATCGTTTCCTCCTCATCGTCCCGATGCAGGCCTACGAGGACTCCGGCACCCGGGCCACGGTCTGGTGGCTCGTGAGCGTCTACCTCCTCCAGACGTGGCCGAGCTCCTGCTGTCCCCGAACGGCCTGTCCGCCACCACCAAGCTCGCGCCTGCCGGCTCGCTCGGTCAGTTCCTGGCGCTGTGGTTCCTCGCGACGTCCGTGGGCACGACCGTCGGTGGCCAGATCGCCAGCATCACCTCCGACAGCCCGGTGCTGTCCTTCGCCGTCTGCGGCGGCATGGCCGTCGCGTTCGGCGCCGTGATGGTCGCCGTCCGACGGATCAACGCCCTGATGGGCGACGTGCACTGA